Part of the Thermodesulfobacteriota bacterium genome, GGGGGCCGGGGCCCGCTTCGCTGCTTGGAAGTACTCTTGCCACTGCGGGGGAGAAGAGCAAGTCGGAACCCCCACGGAGGAAGTTCAGAACCCGGGGCGGAGCAGGTCGGCGATCTCCTCGGGAAAGGCCATGCACAGGGTCTCGTTGTAGAGATTTCGCAGGGCGCCCACGTCGGTGGCCCCCAGGGCCTGATTGAAGAAGGTTCGGGGAGAAAACACCAGGTGTACCCGGGCGTGCTCGTCGCCCGGGGCCCCGGTGAAGAGGTTCGCGTTGAAGCTGTAGATCCCCAGGGCGTCGTAGGCCTTCATGACTCGCGCCAGGCCGGTCCCCAGGTCGGCGAGGTCCTGCTCCGTGAGGTCCAAGGTCGCCCGGGCGCCCTCCACCACGGCCACCACGTCTCCCGCGACGCCCATGGGCGCGAAGGAGACGAGCCACTGGGTGCGGCCGATGCCCCCCAGGTAGCGCCGGCCGTCGGCCTGCTCGGCCCGCACCAGGTCGTCCCAGTAGTTCGAGCCCGCGCGGGCCCGGTACGCGGCGGCAGCTTCCAGCTCGGCGCGCATCAGATTCGGGGCGTCGGAGCTCGCGAAGACCTGGAGGTGGGAGTGGATCAGCGAGCTCCCGGCGGGGGGCATGTGGTTCCAGTTGATCAGGTGGTACACCGACTCGGGGTGCCGCCGGGCGTGGAGGCCGCGAAAGAAGGCGAGCGCCAGGCCGAAGGCCCGGGCGATCCGCTCGGCGCCGAGCTCGGTCATGGGGGTGAAGTGACGGCTCCCCAGGGTGGCCACGGCGCTCACGGCGTCGTAGGGGGCGAGGTTGGGAAAGAGCACCATGTCGTCGGCCTGGAGGCGGCCTTCGGGCAGGACCTCCGGGGGGAAGGACGGCGTCACCGCCAGCACCCGCTCGGGGCAAAACGGGCACCAGGACTCGGTGCCCGCCACGAGCTTGTCGAAATCGGGCTTCTGCCACTGGAGCTTCATGAAGTGGCAGATCCGCGCCGTCCGGCCCGTGAGGGGGTCGATCCGGATCTCGCTGGGGATCTTCCTGGGACTCCCGTCCTTGGGGTCCAGGAGCACCGTCTCCTTGCGCCGGGCAATGAATTGCAGGGTATCCATCGAGTTCCACCTCCTGGCCGTGGGTACGAGTGGCGTGCACTCTAACCGGACGAGGGACCCTTCGCAAACCGCGAGCACGAGGGCTGAATAGCGGCGAGGGGGGCGCCGGAGCCCCGGTGTCGCCGTCCGGAGACGGACGGGCTGGGCGCCGGGAAGGGGTTTTCGCCACCCGCGCTCCCTCGCCTGTCGCCGGTGGGAGACGGCAAGGCTCCTCTCTCCTGGGGCGGGCGTCGCGTGGGCCGTGGTTTTTCAGCCCGGGGGGCGGGACGGCACGGCGGTTGCTCGTGTCACGCGGGACTCGGCCGGGGGGGGCATCCGCAACGCACGGTTTCCCAGGAGGTCCCCCATGCCCGTCGGCTTTCGGCGCCTGATGGCGCTCGTCTTCTCCCTCACCTTCTTCGGCCTCTCGGTGGCCCTGGGGGGGATCGCCCTCCAGCACTTCGCCCAGAGCTTCTTCTCGGACAAGACTCTCGCCGAAGGGATCCTCAAGGCCCTCAACATGGGGGTCATCGCCCTGGCGACCTTCGAGCTGGGCCTCGGCGTCCAGAAGGAATACGCGGGACCCGACGACCGGGACGACATCCTCGTGGTGCTGCGCCGCACCGTGTCTCGGTTCGTGAGCACGGTGTGCATCGCCCTTGTGCTGGAAGGGCTCATCATGGTGATCAAGTACAGCCAGCAGGAGCTTGCGGGCAACCTGCCTTATCCCGTGGCCATCATCACGAGCGCGGCGGCCCTGCTGCTCGCCCTGGGAGGGTTCCTCCACCTCACCCGCCACGTGGGGTGGGAAGACGGGGTCGAGCCGGCATCGCGCCCGCGCCCCGCCCTGCGGCCCGACGCCTCCCACGGGCTCATCCTGGAGCCCTGGCAGGTCTCGGGCGAGCGCAAGGACGCCCTGCGCCTCCCGTAGGTGCAGCCGCGGCCCTGTGCGGGCCACGGGCTCCTAGCCTTTCCCCAGGGCCAGGGCCCAGGCCCCCACCACGACGGCCAGGCAGAGGAGCCCCAGGCCCGCCGAGGCCTTCCACCTCGGCACGCGCCGCAGGGGCCACGGCCAGCGGGTGAGCGATCCCGCCGCCACCCCCCAACCGAAGCCGAAGAGGTGTGCCAGGTAGTCCGTTCGCTCTCCCCCGACCCCGGTGAGTGCGAGGAGCCCGCCGCCCGCCCCCAGGGGGAGTACCCAACGGCGCCAGTCGCGGCGCGCCGCCGCCCAGGCCGCGCGCCCGACCAGGACGCCCAGGGCGCCGAAGACCGCCGTGGAGCTGCCGATGCTCAGGTGGGAGGGGGCCCGGGCCAGCGCGTTGGTGAGGTTCCCGAGGGTTCCCGCGGCCAGCACCAGGGCGAGCCCCAGGCCCAGCCCCAGCTGCCGGTTCACGTGGACGAGGAGCAGCCCGCCGAGGACCAGGTTGCCTGCCAGGTGCAGGCCGTCGGCGTGCAGCGTGAGCGCGGTGACCAGGCGCCACACCTCGCCCCCGAGCACGCGGGAGGCGTCCAGGGCTCCTAGCCGGTGCCACTCCACGGCGATGCCGAAGACCCGCCCCGGTGCCTGGAAGGTGAGGTCGTGGAAGAGCCCCAGGGCCACCAGCACCGCCCAGGTGCGCACGTCGTTGCGGACCGTGGGGGGCTCGGGGGGCGGGCGGGGCGGCCAGCCGCGATTTTCCGCCTCGTAGCGGAGCAGTTCCTCTTCCGCGCGCGGCCGAAGGGCAGCGGGCACCAGGAGCGCCGTGCGCCCGCTGCGGGAGTCGAACCGGTGGGGCACCCCCCGGGCCTCGAGCACCAGGGACCAGATGCGGGCTCGGCGCCGGGCGGCTTCCGGATCGTCGGGAAAGGGTACCGCCTCCTCCCAGCCCTCGGTCTCGGGATGCATCCGCATGGAAAATCAGATTTCTTAGATTCGGAACTCCAGGTGGTAGGCGCCCTCCTCGAAACGGCTCTCCACCGTGAACCCCAGCTTGTAGAACAGGTGCAGCATGGCGCGGTTCTCGGGCATGACCTCGGCGGTGATGCCCTTGATGCCCTTGTCCTGGGCGATTCGGACGATGGTGCGCACCAGGTGGTAGCCGAGCCCCTTGCCCTGCCAGGCGTCCCGCACCAGAAAGGCCGCCTCCGCGGTGTTGGTGGCCTCGTCGAGCACGTACTGGGCCAGGCCCACCATCTCCTCCACCCCCCCGTGCTCCACCGTGGCGGCAATCGCCATGCGGGTCTGGTAGTCCAGGTCCAGCTCCTCCTGGAGCCGCTCGTGGGGCATGTACTTGATTACGTTGAAGTAGCGCCGATAGATGGACTCGTCCGAGAGGCTGTAGAAGAGATCCTTGAGCATGGGCTCGTCGGTGGCCCGCACGGGGCGCACGAACACCTCCTGGCCGGCCAGCACCGCGTGCTCCTCGTACTTTTCGGGGTAGAGGTCGAGCGAGGTGGGGATGATCTGGTCCGGGTAGACGTAGTGGAGGCGCTTGGCGGCCTCCAGGAGCTCCTTGCGGAACTTGGGGTGGGCGATGTTGATGAGCGCCATGGCCCGCTCCCGGATGGTCTTGCCGTGCAGATCGGTGTACCCCCACTCGGTCACCACGTAGCGGGCGGAAGCCCGGGTGGTGACCACCCCGGCGCCGGGGGAGAGCTGGGGCACGATCCGGGTGACGGCGTCGCCCCGGGCCGTGGAGGGCAGGGCGATGATGGGCTTGCCCCCCTGGCTTCGGGCCGCTCCCCGGATGAAGTCCACCTGCCCCCCGATGCCGCTGTAGAACTGGTGGCCGATGGAGTCGGAGCAGACCTGCCCCGTCAGATCGATCTCGAGGGCGGTGTTGATCGAGACCATGTTGTCGTTTTGGCCGATCACGAAGGGATCGTTGGTGTACTCGCTGGGGTGGAGCTCCACCATC contains:
- a CDS encoding GNAT family N-acetyltransferase, with protein sequence MAPAADLSWVDLDWKTRYASRVAEREAALSRIQRGAKIFVGSACGEPQYLVEGLANKSAILADSEILHILTLGIAPYTDEKLAKVFRHNAFFIGDNTRRAVAEGRADYTPVYLSELPQLFRSRRTRVDAALIQVGPPDRHGFVSLGVSVDVTKAAVESAKLVIAEVNPEMPRTLGDSFLPVDRIDYLVEHASPVIEYLPPTPDEVAIRIGRNISRLVRDGATIQIGIGSIPNAAVHALKDKRDLGVHTEMFSDWLLELVQAGAITNRRKTLHRGKVIASFCMGTRALYDFIDNNPMVELHPSEYTNDPFVIGQNDNMVSINTALEIDLTGQVCSDSIGHQFYSGIGGQVDFIRGAARSQGGKPIIALPSTARGDAVTRIVPQLSPGAGVVTTRASARYVVTEWGYTDLHGKTIRERAMALINIAHPKFRKELLEAAKRLHYVYPDQIIPTSLDLYPEKYEEHAVLAGQEVFVRPVRATDEPMLKDLFYSLSDESIYRRYFNVIKYMPHERLQEELDLDYQTRMAIAATVEHGGVEEMVGLAQYVLDEATNTAEAAFLVRDAWQGKGLGYHLVRTIVRIAQDKGIKGITAEVMPENRAMLHLFYKLGFTVESRFEEGAYHLEFRI
- a CDS encoding rhomboid family intramembrane serine protease produces the protein MRMHPETEGWEEAVPFPDDPEAARRRARIWSLVLEARGVPHRFDSRSGRTALLVPAALRPRAEEELLRYEAENRGWPPRPPPEPPTVRNDVRTWAVLVALGLFHDLTFQAPGRVFGIAVEWHRLGALDASRVLGGEVWRLVTALTLHADGLHLAGNLVLGGLLLVHVNRQLGLGLGLALVLAAGTLGNLTNALARAPSHLSIGSSTAVFGALGVLVGRAAWAAARRDWRRWVLPLGAGGGLLALTGVGGERTDYLAHLFGFGWGVAAGSLTRWPWPLRRVPRWKASAGLGLLCLAVVVGAWALALGKG